The genomic DNA GCCTTTCAGCGCAATGAGTTCGCCGCTTTTCAATTCCGATTCGATCAGGGGATAGGTCATCAAACCGATGCCCGTGCCGCAGCGGAGCAGCTCCTTCAGTGTCAATACATCGCCGCAGATATCGATCTTGATGCGGAGGCTGCTCTCCTTGACGAGTTTCGCCAGGATCGGATGCATGGGCGATTCTTTGGACAGCGACCACACGGGCTGCGAGCGCATCAGTTCCAGCCAGTGGGTCGCGGATTGGTCACCCTCGCGCCCCACAAGGGCCGGCGAGCCCACCAGCATCACGTCGACAGAGCCTATGGGCTCCACATGAAAGCGGTCGGAGGTCAGGGAAGGCGTGGCCATGAACACCAGGTCCAGGTGGCCCGTCTCCAGCTTGTTGACGCTCAGCGAGGTCTGCCCGACCTCCACCTCAAAATTCAGTTGCGGCATGGCCGCCCGCGCAGCGGTAATGAACTGCGAAAACCAGGTCTGGCCGATCAGGCCGGCAATGCCCAGGCGTATGAGCCCCGAGGCATGGGAGGCATCGTCGAGCGTGTGAATGACATCATCGATGGCGGCCAGGAGGGGCTTGATCTGCTGAACCAGCTCCCGCCCTTGCGTCGTCAGGTCCATCCTGCGGCCACGCTTGTGAAACACCGGAAAGCCCAGCCTTCCCTCCAGTTCCCGCATGCGCGCGGAAACCGTGGGCTGGGTGGTGTACATGTGGTCCGCAGTGGCCTGGAAACTGCCTAGCTGTGCAATCTGGCACAGCGTCTGGAGATGCAGGATATTTACTTTCGCCATGTGGCCCTTTGTCGAATTCAGTGGACTCTGCCCCTGAGGCTACCTCAGGAGTCCTTGGTTCGGGAGGCAAAGCCCCGTCAGGGCAAACACAGTAAGCTTGGGCCATTGTTTCAATGCTCCAGGTGCCATGCGTATCGCCGTTCTAGAAGACGATGCCCTTCTGCAAGATGTCCTTCGCGCCGCGACCCAAGGTGCGGGGCACGTGTGCCATGCTTACATGACAAGCGAATCCCTCCTCAAGGATTTGCGCCATCAGACGTTTGACCTCTTGATACTGGACTGGCACCTGCCGGATATGGACGGGCCGGAGGTTGCCCAGGCCGTCCGCAAGGTCAGGCCCGATGCGATGCCGATCCTGTTCCTCACCCGGCGCAACGGCGAGCAGGATGTCATCGAGGGGCTGACCTCTGGCGGCGATGACTTCATGACCAAGCCCGTCCGCATGGGTGAGTTGCTGGCGCGTATTCAAGCGTTGCTACGCAGGGCGCACCCGACCGTCATGGCGGATGTGCTGGACTTCGGTCGGTACCGGTTTGAACCCAGCACGCGGACGGTCGTGCTCGACGGCAAAAGCATCGAGCTGAAGAACAAGGAATACGAACTCGCGTTGTGCCTCTTTCAGAACCTCGGGCGCTTGATGTCGCGGGACCATCTGCGCGAGAAGGTATGGGCAGACGCCAGGGATGTCCACACCCGCACGCTTGACACACACGCCTCACGGCTTCGGACCCAATTGCTCCTGACCCCGGACAGCGGCTATGCACTTTCCGCCGTCTACGGGATCGGCTACCGGCTCGACAAGATTCACCAATCCGGGTGATGATGGGCTGGGGTGGCTGCAGCCTTGCAGGTCCGTATATTCGCAGGCGCAGCCTTGGCCTTCCGGTTGCACCTGCCTGCGCCATAGGCGGCATGTCCACGGTCTCCCATCCTCCCGCGGTCTCTCGTTTTTCTTCCCCTCTGACCATGTCCCATCGCTTTCCGCTTCATTGCCTTGCCTTGTGGCTCGCGGCCATCGCCCTGCCCGGATGGGGCGCAACGCCGAAGGCACCGCAGGGGGGTGTCAAGGTCATGCACTGGTGGGTCGCGGGCGGAGAGCGTGCCAGCATGAATGCGGTTCGTGACCATGCCCTGCTGAATGGCGTGGGATGGGCCGAGCACTCGTCTGCCGGCAGTGGGACGGCCCGCTATACCGAAGCGCTCGCCAGGCGCCGGCTGGGCCCCGAAGCTCCCACGGTCGCGCAGATGATCGGATTTGAAATCCATGCCTGGGCCCGCAAGGGCTTGCTGGAGAACCTGGACGACATTGCAATGCGCGAAGAATGGGACGAGGTCGTTCCCATGGACATTCAACGCTTGTCCAAATGGAACGGTTCATGGGTGGCGACCCCTTTCAACGCCCATTCCACCAACTGGCTGTGGGTCAACAAGGCACTGGCACAGCAGCTTGGGGCAGCGCAGGCGCCAGACGGTTGGGCGGATCTCATTGCCCTGCTGGACAAGGCCAAGGCCAGCGGCGTGTTGCCGCTGGCCATTGGCCACGAAGCGTGGGAGCACACGTTGCTGTTCGAGTCCGTGGCCGTGGGGGTCGGGGGCGCGCAGTTCTACCGCAAGGCATTCATCGACCTGGACCCCGGCGTGCTCGATGAGGCCCGGCTGACGCTGATTTTTGACCGCATGAAACAGCTGGCGGGCTACCTGGGGCCCCGTTTTCCGACACGGCGCTGGGACGAGGCAACGACATTGGTCAGTCGGGGGGAAGCCCTCTTGCAGGTGCAGGGCTCCTGGGTGGACGGCGAATTCACGGCAATGGGCCTGGCGCCCGGGCGGGAGTACGTCTGCTGGAGGTTTCCCGATACCCAGGGGGTCTACCTGTTCAATAGCGATCAGTTCGTCTTTCTGCGCCAGCCTCAAGGCCGGCAACCCGCCCAGGCCGCGTTCGCCACGGTCGTCATGGGCCCGGCGCTCCAGGAAGACGTGAACCTGCGAACTGGTGCCGCGCCGGCGCGGGTGGATGTGTCCAACCAGCGCTTCAACAGCTGCGGGCGCCGCAACATCACCGACATGCGCAACGCCAACATGCGCCGGGCGATGATGGGCTCCATCGCAATGGGCAACGCCAACCCTCCGGCGGTCAAGACCGCCATCTACGAGGTCGTGTCCCGGCACTTCAAGGGGGAGTTGAACACGCCCGACGCGGTCAAAGCCCTTCGCGGCGCCATCGCACAGGCCAGCCGATAAGCCGTCGCCCATCCACCGTCCCTCTGACCATGTTCCTCGCAAGACACATTTCACATTGGCGCCTGGCGGCAAAGATCGTTTTCCTGGTCGCCTTGATGGGCCTGATTTCCGTGGCGATCACGGTCTACGCCACCACCCAGATGCGCAGCATCGACCAGCGATACACGCACCTCATCGCAAAGGAGGCACAAGGTGCCCTGGAGCTGAGCGATGCTGCGCTATTGCTGTCGGAATCCAACCGCATCGTGTATGCCGTCCTGACCGCGCAGGAGGAAGCAACGATGCGGGCGGAGCTCGAATCGCTCAAGCGGTTGCATGGGGGGTTCAACGCCAAGGTTGCTTCGGTGCTGTCGTTGATGCCGGATGAAGCAACTGCCCTGCAGGCCATCGGCCAGCAGGCCGACGTGTCCTTTGCACAGGCCAACCGCATCGTTGAATCCGCCGCCCGCTGGCGCGGCGACCGCGCTTTGCAGATCATCCACGATGAGTTCGAGCCGGTGCTGCGGTCCCTGCAGCGGGACATGGCGCAGCTGCGCAGCAGATCTGTCGCGGGCTTCCAGCAAGCGAGCCAGCAACTGGGCGAAGCGACGCGCACCACGGTGGCGACTACGTTGCTCGGCGTGGGCCTGGGCCTGCTGTCCGTGATGGCGCTTTCCGGGTGGGTGGGGGTTCATCAGATATCAAGACCCATCGCGCGTCTGACGCAAGGCATGCATCAGCTCACCTTGCGCCAATACGACACCCCGGTGCTGGGCACCGACCGCCGGGACGAGGTCGGCACCATGGCGAAGGCGATGCAGGTTTTCAAGGACAGCATGCAACGCGCAGACCGCCTGGCCATCGAAGTCGCCGCCAGCGCCGAGGCGAGGCGCCTGTCGGAGCAACTCGTAGACCTGACCAGCGCGATTCCCGGCGCGGTGTTTCAGCTCCATGTGCAGCCGGATGGCACCCGCCGCTATCTGTATGTGAGCGACAAGGCGGAGGATCTGCACAGCCGCACCGCAAGGGAACTGCTGGGGGACGAGGGCCGGATCGGCGTTGAGTACGGAAACGCGGGCGATACGGCGCGCGACCGGTTCATGAAAAGCCTGGGCACATTGGAGCCGGTTCACTTCGCGGTGCAAATGGAGCGGGGTGGCCAGACCGTCTGGCTCGAGACGCTGGCGACAGCGCGGCGAACCCCCGACGGAGGCACCTTGTTCAACGGTGTATGGCTGGATGTGACGCAGGCCCAGTTGCAGGCCCATGCGCTATCGAAAGCCAAGGAGGAGGCCGAACGCACGGCGGAAGAAAGGGCCGAGTTCCTGGCGATGATGAGCCACGAGATCCGCACGCCACTGAACGCCATCCTGGGATTGACCCAGCTTGCGCTCAAAGACCGGCTGGACAGCCCGCAGCGCGAGCGGGTCGAGAAGATGCAGCGGGCTGGCCAGCATCTGCTGGGCATCGTCGACGACATTCTTGATTTCTCGAAGATCGACGGTGGCCACATGGTTCTGGAGCATGCGCTTTTTCAGCCGCGCCAGATGGTTGGTGATGTCGCTGGCATGTTCATCGACAAGGCCGATGGAAAGGGGCTCGAGCTGCAGATTGACGTGGACAGCGACGTGCCCACGGCAGTGTTTGGCGATTCGCACCGGATGGGGCAGATCCTCATCAACTATGTCAACAATGCCATCAAGTTTACGGAACGGGGCACGGTCTCCATCCACCTGCAGCTGGCGAACGAACACAGCCAAGGCCTGTTGCTGCGCTGCGCCGTGCGGGACACGGGGATCGGCCTCTCGCCTGACCAGGAGGCCGGGCTGTTCCAGGCGTTTCACCAGGCCGATGCCTCCATCACCCGCCGCTTCGGCGGCACGGGCTTGGGGCTGGCGATCTCCCGCCGCCTGGCCGACTTGATGGGCGGCGCCGTGGGGGTGGCGAGCACGCCGGGAGTCGGCAGCACCTTCTGGTTTACCGCGCTGGTTCAGAGGACCACGCCGGCCTCCAGGGAACACACCGCGCACCTCCCTCAGGCAGTGCCCGATATCGCAGGACTGAGCGGCCTGCGCGTGCTGGTCGTGGACGACAACGAACTCAATCGTCTCGTGGCGCGCGGCCTGCTGGAAGCCGGGGGCATGCGTGTTGACCTGGCCGAGGACGGGGCGGCCGCACTGGACAAACTGCAGTCCGCCCCCGATGGCACCTACGCCGCCGTGCTGATGGATATGCAGATGCCCATCATGGACGGGCTTACGGCCACGCGCGAGCTGCGCGCACAGCCGAGATTCGCTGCGCT from Acidovorax sp. A79 includes the following:
- a CDS encoding LysR family transcriptional regulator, encoding MAKVNILHLQTLCQIAQLGSFQATADHMYTTQPTVSARMRELEGRLGFPVFHKRGRRMDLTTQGRELVQQIKPLLAAIDDVIHTLDDASHASGLIRLGIAGLIGQTWFSQFITAARAAMPQLNFEVEVGQTSLSVNKLETGHLDLVFMATPSLTSDRFHVEPIGSVDVMLVGSPALVGREGDQSATHWLELMRSQPVWSLSKESPMHPILAKLVKESSLRIKIDICGDVLTLKELLRCGTGIGLMTYPLIESELKSGELIALKGAPTFPRISFNAAWGMDQSQTVIRKLVALARTISTFQ
- a CDS encoding response regulator transcription factor: MRIAVLEDDALLQDVLRAATQGAGHVCHAYMTSESLLKDLRHQTFDLLILDWHLPDMDGPEVAQAVRKVRPDAMPILFLTRRNGEQDVIEGLTSGGDDFMTKPVRMGELLARIQALLRRAHPTVMADVLDFGRYRFEPSTRTVVLDGKSIELKNKEYELALCLFQNLGRLMSRDHLREKVWADARDVHTRTLDTHASRLRTQLLLTPDSGYALSAVYGIGYRLDKIHQSG
- a CDS encoding ABC transporter substrate-binding protein, whose protein sequence is MMGWGGCSLAGPYIRRRSLGLPVAPACAIGGMSTVSHPPAVSRFSSPLTMSHRFPLHCLALWLAAIALPGWGATPKAPQGGVKVMHWWVAGGERASMNAVRDHALLNGVGWAEHSSAGSGTARYTEALARRRLGPEAPTVAQMIGFEIHAWARKGLLENLDDIAMREEWDEVVPMDIQRLSKWNGSWVATPFNAHSTNWLWVNKALAQQLGAAQAPDGWADLIALLDKAKASGVLPLAIGHEAWEHTLLFESVAVGVGGAQFYRKAFIDLDPGVLDEARLTLIFDRMKQLAGYLGPRFPTRRWDEATTLVSRGEALLQVQGSWVDGEFTAMGLAPGREYVCWRFPDTQGVYLFNSDQFVFLRQPQGRQPAQAAFATVVMGPALQEDVNLRTGAAPARVDVSNQRFNSCGRRNITDMRNANMRRAMMGSIAMGNANPPAVKTAIYEVVSRHFKGELNTPDAVKALRGAIAQASR
- a CDS encoding ATP-binding protein, whose amino-acid sequence is MFLARHISHWRLAAKIVFLVALMGLISVAITVYATTQMRSIDQRYTHLIAKEAQGALELSDAALLLSESNRIVYAVLTAQEEATMRAELESLKRLHGGFNAKVASVLSLMPDEATALQAIGQQADVSFAQANRIVESAARWRGDRALQIIHDEFEPVLRSLQRDMAQLRSRSVAGFQQASQQLGEATRTTVATTLLGVGLGLLSVMALSGWVGVHQISRPIARLTQGMHQLTLRQYDTPVLGTDRRDEVGTMAKAMQVFKDSMQRADRLAIEVAASAEARRLSEQLVDLTSAIPGAVFQLHVQPDGTRRYLYVSDKAEDLHSRTARELLGDEGRIGVEYGNAGDTARDRFMKSLGTLEPVHFAVQMERGGQTVWLETLATARRTPDGGTLFNGVWLDVTQAQLQAHALSKAKEEAERTAEERAEFLAMMSHEIRTPLNAILGLTQLALKDRLDSPQRERVEKMQRAGQHLLGIVDDILDFSKIDGGHMVLEHALFQPRQMVGDVAGMFIDKADGKGLELQIDVDSDVPTAVFGDSHRMGQILINYVNNAIKFTERGTVSIHLQLANEHSQGLLLRCAVRDTGIGLSPDQEAGLFQAFHQADASITRRFGGTGLGLAISRRLADLMGGAVGVASTPGVGSTFWFTALVQRTTPASREHTAHLPQAVPDIAGLSGLRVLVVDDNELNRLVARGLLEAGGMRVDLAEDGAAALDKLQSAPDGTYAAVLMDMQMPIMDGLTATRELRAQPRFAALPIVAMTANATARDIERSRQAGMNDHLIKPVLESNLWDTLHRWILPGDMQARARHVPATIALQARERYGVDFDPAALEEMRAGLSPAELSALTAKFEQDCTQRLRRLEQAATDNDRARLRKEAHDLAGTAGSFGLNRLGELAQTLHSLASLEAAGEHSFAIPLQELRSCAERGLKEMRDAVASHDAEPHPASPSRW